AGTCCGCCGCCGGGCTTGTCCAGCCGGTCCTTGACCTCGTTCCACAGGTTCGCGCCCCGCAGCGAGCGCTCGCACACCTCGTCGAGCAGCTTGCGGTTGCGCACGCCCTGCAGCTTCAGGCCGGCCACCACGTTGTCGCGGATAGACATGGTGGGGAACGGATTCGGACGCTGGAACACCATGCCGATGGTCTTGCGCACGCTGACCGGATCCACCCCCGGGGCGTAGATGTCCTCACCGTCGAGCAGCACCGAGCCCTCGACGCGGGCACCCGGGATCACCTCGTGCATGCGGTTGATGGTGCGCAGCACGGTGGACTTGCCGCACCCCGACGGTCCGATGAACGCGGTCACGCAGCGCGGCGGCACGGACAGCGACACGTCGGCGACGGCATGGAACGAGCCGTAGTAGATGTTGAGGTCTTTGAGGTCGAGCCGCTTGGCCATCGGATACTCCTAGAACTTCTTGGGCGCGAAGATTCTGGCCAGCAGCCGCGCCCCGATGTTGATGATCGCGATCAGCAGGATCAGCGTCAGCGCCGCACCCCACAGTCGATCGGTGGGAACGGGATTGGCGCCCGCGCCGGCCGAGGTCTGGTCGTACATCATCCCCGGCAGCGATCCCATGAAGCCGTCGAACATGTTGAAGTTGATCGCCTGCGAGTAGCCGACCAGCACCAGCAGCGGGGCGGTCTCGCCCATCACCCGGGCCAGCGCCAGCATGATGCCGGTGATGATTCCCGGCAGCGCGGTCGGCAGCACAATGCGCACAATGGTTTTCCACTTCGGCACGCCCAGCGCGTAGCTGGCCTCGCGCAGGTCCATCGGCACGATGCGCAACATCTCCTCGGTGGCCCGCACGATGACCGGGATCATCAGCAGCACCAGCGACAGCGACACCGCCAGACCGGACCGCGGGAAACCCAGCGTGGCCACCCACAGCGCATAGATGAACAGCGCGGCGACAATCGACGGCACGCCGGTGAGAATGTCGACCATGAAGGTCACCAGCTTGCCCAACCGGGTGCCGGCGCCGTACTCCACCAGGTAGATCGCGACGAAAACACCGATCGGGATGGAGATCACCGCGCACACCAGCCCCTGCAACAGGGTGCCGACGATGGCGTGGTAGGCGCCGCCGCCGGGCTGGAACGCCGTCATCCCGGCCTGCGAGTACCAGAACCAGTCCGCCGACGCGATCACCTTGATGCCCTTGGCGATCACCGAGTACAGCACCCACAGCAGCGGCACCAACGCGATCAGCACCGAGAGGGTCACCAGCACGGCGGCGATGTGGTTGACCGCCCGCCGGCGCAGGCTGATCGGCTGGAACGTGGGGGCCTTGACCGGGCGGTCCAGCGCGGCCAGGGTGGTCGGGGCGCTCACTTGTCGGCCTTTCCGGCGACCACGGCGCGGGCCGCCGAGTTCACCACGAAGGTCAGGATGAACAACACCAGCCCGGCCGCGATGTACGCACCCGCCTTGTACTGGTCGTTGAATTCGTTTGCGGCGGCGGCGATCTTGCTGGCGAAGGTGTAACCACCGTCGAACAGCGACCAGCCGAACGCCGACTGGGTGCCGCGCAGGATGATCAGCAGCGCGATGGTCTCCCCCAGCGCGCGGCCCAGGCCGAGCATCGCCCCGCTGATGTAGCCGGACAACCCGAACGGCAGCACCGTGGTACGCACCACCTCCCACTGGGTGGCGCCCAGTGCGAGTGCGGCCTCGATCTGGCCGCGCGGGGTCTGCGCGAACACCTCGCGGGTCACCGCCGTGATGATCGGGAGGATCATGACCGCGAGCACGATGCCGGCGGTGAAGATGGTGCCGCCGCCGGCGACCGAGGCGGTGCCGGTTCGGAACAGGAAGATCCAGCCCAGGTTCTCGTTGAGCCACAACGCGATCGGCTTGAGCGCCGGTGCCAGCACGTACAGGCCCCACACGCCGTAGATGATCGACGGAACGGCGGCCAGCAGATCGACCATGTACGCCAGTGGACCGGCGACCCGGCGCGGCGCGTACTGGGTCAGATAGATCGCGATGCCCAGCGCCACCGGCATCGCCAGCACCAGCGCGAACACCGACACGAACACGGTGACCTGCAGCAGGTCGAGGATGCCGAAATGCATCGCCGAGGTGTCGGTGGTGATCCAGTTGCCGCCGTAGGTGAAGAAGTTCTCCTCGTTGCGGGCCAGTGCCGGAATCGCCCGCCACAGCAGGAACAACCCGATCGCGCAGATCAGCACGATGATCGACACCCCGGCGCCGGTAGAGGCCAGCCGGAAGACCCGGTCACCCAGCCGCTCCTTGGCATTGCGCGACGGGTTGAGCGCTACCGGTGGCGGTTCGGGAAACGGTTGCGCCAGCGCCGCACCGGAACCGGCTTCGGTCGGATCAGGGATTGGGTCAGGGATTGTCACTTCGAGCCTATCGGTCATCGGTCGTCCCGCTATCCATCCTCACCGTATTGCCGATCGTGCGCGGTGTATCTAGGCAATTGCGTCGATGGACTTCAGCAACCGTTCCTTGAACCGGTCCGGCAGCGGTACGTAGCCGGCGGCCGACAGGTTGGCCTGGCCCTGGTTCGCGGCGACCGTGAGGAACGACTTGACCGCCGCGGCGGTGTCGGGGTCGTACCCCGCCGAACACACGATCTCGTAGGTGGCCAGCACCAGCGGGTAGGTCCCGTGTTCCTTGGTCGCGTACAGCGAGTTCAGGTCCAACACCAGGTCGTTGCCCTCGCCGGCGAACGCGGCCTGATCGATCGCGTTGCCCACGGACTCGTCGGTGAGCGCCACCGGGCCCGCGCCGCTGTCGATCCGCGCGTAGGGCACCCCGCCCTGGTCGGCGAAGCCCTTCTCCACGTATCCGATCGCGCCGGCGGTGGACTGCACGGCCTGCACCACCCCGGCCGACTTGGGTGCACCCTCACCGGCGCCGCCCTGGAACTCGCTGCCGTCGCCCCTGGTCCAGGCCTGCGGGGCGGCCGCGGACAGGTACTTCTGGAAGTTGTCGGTGGTCCCGGAGGAATCCGAGCGGTAGATCGGGGTGATCTTGATGTCGGGCAGCTCGGTGCCGGGATTGACCGCGGCGATCGCCGGGTCGTTCCAGGTGGTGATCCGGCCGGAGAAGATGCGGGCCAACAGTTCGGGGGTGAGGACCAGGTCGTCGACGCCCTCGAGGTTGTAGACCAGCGCGACCGGGCCGAACACCAGCGGCAGGTTCCAGGCCGGGTTACCGCCGCAGCGCTGCGCGGCCGCGGCGACCTGCGCACCGCTCAGCGGCGAGTCCGAGCCGGCGATGTCGACCTGGTTGCTGACGAACTGGTCCCGGCCAGCACCCGAACCGGTCGGGTTGTAGGACAGGTTCTTGTTCGGGCAGACCTGTCGCCATACCCGGTTGAACTCCGCGATCGCGTTCTGCTGGGCCGTTGAGCCCTCGGCGGTGAGCGAGTTCTTGCCGGCACAGGCGGCCGGATCGGCGGCGCCGGCCGCGGTGGTCGCGCCGGGGACGTTGTCGCTGCCGCATGCCGACAGGGTCAGAGCGACGAGCGCGGACATGGCGGCGAACACCGCCCGTGACCTGCCCGCGTCCGGGTTGCTGCTGTTGCGCCTCACGTAACCCACTTTCGCGTTGACGGCCGAAATCCCTTCGGCAACGTATGCGGCGGTGGTGGCCGGTTTTCGGATGGCAGGTAAACGGACGGTGAACAGCTGCGGTTGAGTCAGGCCCCGGGGTGATTCGCGCCCGTTGTCGGTTCGCTGCGGGCCGCCGACCCGGCGTAGGCCACATCGGCGGCGACCACCTCGAAGCCGAGCCGCCGGTAGGTCTTCACCGCCGCGGTGTTGTCGGCCTCGACGTAGAGCATCACCTCGGGATGTGAGCTTGCCGACAGTCTCTCGGCGAGGTGGTGCAAACCGATCAGGGTGAGCACCCCGCCGAGGCCCCTGCCCTGGGCGGCCGGGTCGACCCCGACGACGTAGACCTCGCCGAGATCGGGGTTGTGCACCTTCGTCCAGTGGAAGCCCAGCAGGGCGCCGGTGGTCTCGTCCCGCGCCAGAAACAGCCCGG
The window above is part of the Mycolicibacterium hassiacum DSM 44199 genome. Proteins encoded here:
- the pstB gene encoding phosphate ABC transporter ATP-binding protein PstB, which codes for MAKRLDLKDLNIYYGSFHAVADVSLSVPPRCVTAFIGPSGCGKSTVLRTINRMHEVIPGARVEGSVLLDGEDIYAPGVDPVSVRKTIGMVFQRPNPFPTMSIRDNVVAGLKLQGVRNRKLLDEVCERSLRGANLWNEVKDRLDKPGGGLSGGQQQRLCIARAIAVQPDVLLMDEPCSALDPISTLAIEDLIAELKKDFTIVIVTHNMQQAARVSDQTAFFNLEATGKPGRLIEIDDTEKIFSNPSQKATEDYISGRFG
- the pstA gene encoding phosphate ABC transporter permease PstA codes for the protein MSAPTTLAALDRPVKAPTFQPISLRRRAVNHIAAVLVTLSVLIALVPLLWVLYSVIAKGIKVIASADWFWYSQAGMTAFQPGGGAYHAIVGTLLQGLVCAVISIPIGVFVAIYLVEYGAGTRLGKLVTFMVDILTGVPSIVAALFIYALWVATLGFPRSGLAVSLSLVLLMIPVIVRATEEMLRIVPMDLREASYALGVPKWKTIVRIVLPTALPGIITGIMLALARVMGETAPLLVLVGYSQAINFNMFDGFMGSLPGMMYDQTSAGAGANPVPTDRLWGAALTLILLIAIINIGARLLARIFAPKKF
- the pstC gene encoding phosphate ABC transporter permease subunit PstC, whose amino-acid sequence is MTDRLEVTIPDPIPDPTEAGSGAALAQPFPEPPPVALNPSRNAKERLGDRVFRLASTGAGVSIIVLICAIGLFLLWRAIPALARNEENFFTYGGNWITTDTSAMHFGILDLLQVTVFVSVFALVLAMPVALGIAIYLTQYAPRRVAGPLAYMVDLLAAVPSIIYGVWGLYVLAPALKPIALWLNENLGWIFLFRTGTASVAGGGTIFTAGIVLAVMILPIITAVTREVFAQTPRGQIEAALALGATQWEVVRTTVLPFGLSGYISGAMLGLGRALGETIALLIILRGTQSAFGWSLFDGGYTFASKIAAAANEFNDQYKAGAYIAAGLVLFILTFVVNSAARAVVAGKADK
- the pstS gene encoding phosphate ABC transporter substrate-binding protein PstS; this encodes MSALVALTLSACGSDNVPGATTAAGAADPAACAGKNSLTAEGSTAQQNAIAEFNRVWRQVCPNKNLSYNPTGSGAGRDQFVSNQVDIAGSDSPLSGAQVAAAAQRCGGNPAWNLPLVFGPVALVYNLEGVDDLVLTPELLARIFSGRITTWNDPAIAAVNPGTELPDIKITPIYRSDSSGTTDNFQKYLSAAAPQAWTRGDGSEFQGGAGEGAPKSAGVVQAVQSTAGAIGYVEKGFADQGGVPYARIDSGAGPVALTDESVGNAIDQAAFAGEGNDLVLDLNSLYATKEHGTYPLVLATYEIVCSAGYDPDTAAAVKSFLTVAANQGQANLSAAGYVPLPDRFKERLLKSIDAIA